A portion of the Deltaproteobacteria bacterium genome contains these proteins:
- a CDS encoding FadR family transcriptional regulator, whose product MPPYGTIKTRRISDQVFEQLRDLIFRGQLKPGDQILPERELAKVMGVSRPTIREAIRKLVDRDLVKHRQGQGTFVCSPDAGLSTNPFKVAIDGIEATPLDLMEVRLGLECNSAMLAAARATEEDIALIEKGCAEMRAGTDEGGVPFDEDTQFHMRIAYAGKNPVQIHVAKYLQDFLRLSIKANLLRLFESPANVEAVLSQHENILEAIRQHDTLGAFHAMHRHIAFVIDFLSSPGPPLARSRSDLLSPVRSERDRGE is encoded by the coding sequence ATGCCTCCATACGGAACCATAAAAACTCGTAGGATTTCGGATCAGGTGTTCGAGCAGCTTCGCGATCTGATCTTTCGAGGACAACTCAAACCCGGAGATCAGATCCTTCCTGAACGCGAATTGGCCAAAGTCATGGGCGTGAGCCGGCCCACGATTCGGGAGGCCATCCGCAAACTGGTGGACCGGGATCTGGTGAAGCACCGCCAGGGCCAGGGCACGTTCGTGTGTTCCCCGGACGCCGGGCTAAGCACCAATCCGTTCAAGGTTGCCATCGACGGCATCGAAGCAACCCCCTTGGATCTGATGGAAGTGCGCCTCGGCCTCGAGTGCAATTCCGCCATGCTGGCGGCGGCCCGGGCCACGGAAGAAGACATCGCCCTCATAGAGAAAGGCTGCGCTGAAATGCGGGCCGGAACGGACGAAGGGGGCGTGCCTTTTGACGAGGACACTCAGTTTCACATGAGGATCGCCTACGCAGGCAAGAACCCCGTACAGATTCACGTTGCGAAGTATCTTCAGGACTTCCTTCGTCTGAGTATCAAGGCGAATCTCCTCAGACTCTTCGAATCCCCGGCCAACGTGGAGGCCGTGTTATCCCAGCACGAGAACATCCTTGAAGCCATCCGGCAACACGATACATTGGGCGCATTTCACGCCATGCACCGCCACATTGCCTTCGTGATCGACTTTCTTTCCAGTCCGGGTCCTCCCCTTGCGAGGTCCCGATCCGATCTGCTCTCCCCCGTTCGCTCCGAAAGGGACAGGGGCGAATGA